The Ascochyta rabiei chromosome 10, complete sequence genome has a window encoding:
- a CDS encoding Deoxyribodipyrimidine photo-lyase — MADEKPRILLYILRRDVRLSDNPIFTAASRQVTRQRDPTPLSNTDTSTRDDSLTSEHRGTSFTHLLPVYIFPAQQFEVSGFLSSSFEQSPYPEARSQVAKIWRTGPHRARFVAEGVWNLKQTLEGLGCGSGLQLRVGKVSDVVKNILEYYSKSGDSRGEISGVWMAADEATEEKEEEQLVKGIAKQSGVDFKLWSDEKYYVDDRDLPFDSISDLPNIYTSFRKSVEPLRDQPRSTLPAPTQLPPLPPNTPPQQSPFSIPSSFESLLKALLAPLQKDPTYGLAVPPKWPSNVESAHPFTGGESYGQERISHLISSGAMSSYKATRNGMLGRDFSTKLSAFLAQGHITARQVHWAMIDFEEGRGAGKDIPGYGQGENEGTAAVRFELLWRDYMRLCMRKFGPAMFHIYGIRPEESRNNKTPPPPKNWRRLDKSTPGSDPVKTIETFGRFRSGRTGVGLIDASNRELFLTGYTSNRARQNVASFLASHLEIDWRIGAEWYECMLTDYDVCSNWGNWQYVAGVGNDPRQGRVFNPVKQALDYDPRGEYIKAWVPELRSVKLTKSVGQGKEEIDKQQLMGLYQANKLTEWEKESMGLKGLEWVERPLVNINFSFGRGRGGPGRGGTRPGRGGSGGGGGPGRGGHRGGQQQQRQQQRREYRRGANEEKQHVPNGPTIVSSQ; from the exons ATGGCCGACGAGAAGCCGCGTATCTTGCTTTACATCCTGCGTCGCGATGTTCGCCTCTCAGACAACCCAATCTTCACAGCCGCTTCACGACAAGTCACGCGCCAGCGGGACCCCACCCCCTTGTCCAACACAGATACAAGCACAAGAGACGACTCCCTGACCTCGGAGCACCGTGGCACCTCGTTTACACATTTACTGCCCGTGTACATCTTTCCTGCACAACAGTTTGAGGTCTCAGGTTTCCTCTCCTCTTCGTTTGAGCAATCGCCATACCCCGAAGCACGCAGCCAAGTCGCGAAAATATGGCGTACCGGACCCCATCGCGCAAGATTCGTCGCCGAGGGAGTGTGGAATCTGAAGCAAACACTCGAAGGCCTCGGGTGCGGTTCCGGTCTACAGTTAAGAGTCGGAAAGGTTAGCGATGTTGTCAAGAACATTCTTGAATACTACTCAAAGAGCGGCGACTCGAGAGGTGAAATTTCTGGAGTTTGGATGGCCGCCGATGAGGCTAcggaagagaaggaagaggaACAGCTTGTGAAAGGGATTGCGAAACAAAGCGGGGTTGATTTCAAGCTTTGGAGCGACGAGAAGTACTACGTTGACGA TCGCGACCTCCCCTTCGACAGCATATCCGATCTCCCAAACATCTACACATCGTTCCGCAAATCTGTCGAACCACTACGCGACCAACCCCGCAGCACCTTACCAGCACCTACACAGTTGCCACCACTGCCGCCCAATACCCCCCCTCAGCAATCACCTTTTAGTATACCCTCAAGTTTTGAGAGTCTCCTGAAAGCCCTCCTAGCTCCCCTCCAAAAAGATCCTACATACGGCTTGGCAGTACCCCCCAAATGGCCGAGCAACGTCGAGTCAGCACATCCTTTTACAGGAGGTGAATCCTACGGGCAAGAGCGAATATCGCATCTTATATCCAGCGGAGCGATGAGCTCATACAAGGCTACACGCAACGGCATGCTCGGACGTGACTTCAGTACCAAGCTCTCCGCTTTCCTCGCACAGGGACATATCACAGCACGGCAGGTACATTGGGCGATGATAGATTTTGAAGAAGGGCGAGGGGCCGGTAAAGACATTCCAGGCTACGGCCAAGGAGAGAATGAGGGCACAGCTGCTGTCAGGTTCGAACTACTGTGGCGGGACTATATGCGTCTTTGCATGCGGAAATTTGGCCCAGCGATGTTCCATATCTACGGCATTCGTCCTGAGGAAAGTAGAAACAACAAaaccccaccaccaccgaaGAATTGGCGACGGCTCGACAAATCCACCCCAGGCAGCGACCCCGTCAAGACAATAGAGACATTTGGCCGTTTCCGCTCAGGGAGAACAGGAGTTGGCCTCATCGACGCGTCAAACCGCGAACTCTTCCTCACAGGCTACACATCGAACCGCGCACGACAAAACGTTGCGTCTTTCCTGGCATCACATCTCGAAATCGACTGGCGAATTGGCGCAGAATGGTACGAATGCATGCTGACAGACTACGACGTATGCAGCAACTGGGGCAACTGGCAATACGTGGCTGGCGTGGGCAACGACCCCAGACAAGGCCGTGTCTTCAACCCGGTCAAGCAAGCGCTCGATTACGACCCGCGTGGCGAATACATCAAGGCATGGGTCCCCGAGCTGCGAAGCGTCAAGCTGACCAAGTCCGTTGGTCAAGGGAAAGAGGAGATTGATAAGCAGCAGCTCATGGGCTTGTATCAGGCCAACAAGCTCACGGAATGGGAAAAGGAGAGCATGGGCCTTAAAGGCCTCGAGTGGGTCGAACGACCTCTCGTGAATATCAACTTCTCCTTTGGACGTGGACGAGGCGGTCCAGGACGTGGAGGCACACGGCCTGGCCGAGGCGgaagcggcggcggcggaggaCCAGGAAGAGGAGGTCATCGTGGAGGccaacagcagcaacggCAGCAACAGCGCCGAGAGTACAGGAGAGGTGCTAATGAGGAGAAGCAGCATGTGCCAAACGGCCCGACAATCGTTAGCTCTCAATGA